A region of Salvelinus alpinus chromosome 6, SLU_Salpinus.1, whole genome shotgun sequence DNA encodes the following proteins:
- the LOC139578807 gene encoding ras-related protein R-Ras-like: protein MSAEEERFKLVVVGGGGVGKSALTIQFIQSYFVSDYDPTIEDSYTKICTVDGKETRLDILDTAGQEEFGAMREQYMRSGEGFLLVFALNDTGSYNEIHKFHTQILRVKDRDDFPMVLVGNKADLDQSRVISREEAQGFARENRIHYMEASAKNRYNVDEAFLEVVRAIRKFQETESPPLPANHTGKRKSGGCPCILL from the exons ATGTCTGCTGAGGAGGAGAGATTCAAACTGGTCGTCGTGGGCGGGGGCGGTGTGGGGAAAAGCGCCTTGACCATACAATTCATTCAG TCATACTTTGTATCGGATTATGACCCAACCATCGAGGACTCCTACACCAAAATATGCACAGTGGATGGGAAAGAGACACGATTAGACA tcttgGACACAGCAGGTCAAGAGGAGTTTGGTGCAATGAGGGAGCAGTACATGCGCTCAGGAGAAGGCTTCTTGCTGGTGTTCGCTCTGAATGACACTGGCAG TTACAATGAGATCCACAAGTTCCACACCCAGATACTGAGAGTGAAGGACCGGGATGACTTCCCCATGGTGCTGGTGGGGAACAAGGCTGACCTGGACCAGTCGAGAGTG aTCTCCAGAGAGGAGGCCCAGGGCTTTGCCAGAGAGAACAGGATCCATTACATGGAGGCCTCGGCTAAGAACCGCTACAACGTAGACGAAGCCTTCCTGGAGGTGGTGCGAGCTATAAG aaagtTTCAGGAGACTGAGAGTCCCCCTCTACCTGCAAACCACACAGGAAAACGGAAGAGCGGTGGCTGCCCCTGCATCCTCCTTTAA